Proteins encoded in a region of the Oncorhynchus gorbuscha isolate QuinsamMale2020 ecotype Even-year linkage group LG16, OgorEven_v1.0, whole genome shotgun sequence genome:
- the LOC124000465 gene encoding vasodilator-stimulated phosphoprotein-like isoform X1, which yields MDPPQRSWSNRGDWSCRGRSSRRESGWRTRDRPHPSPLQPRLLLPLPPVAPQLPQDRLHPQAPHPHLAPHPHLAPHHPLDPGPHLPHLSLVEGGGRGRWRRSWRARGTSCSPSRNQTTQIDQGGWWCGSTPSIGGGGGGGGGGNLMGEMSAILARRKKMSDNPGAKKDVPSNEDSSKSSGQGDSLRRPWEKSATIPRYGTPWTNSTTKTQLQESSPTSTTPALPPAPPSPSSAPLPRMKAVNNTTASTGSEGTEMERIKQDILEEVRKELHKVKDEIIGAFIQELQRRDPV from the exons ACTGGAGCTGCAGAGGCAggagcagcaggagagagagcggcTGGAGAACGAGAGACCGGCCGCACCCATCCCCCCTGCAGCCCCGCCtgctcctccctctgcccccGGTGGCCCCCCAGCTCCCCCAGGACCGCCTCCACCCCCaggccccccacccccacctggccccccacccccacctggcCCCCCACCACCCCCTGGACCCGGGGCCCCACCTGCCCCACCTCAGtctggtggaggggggggggagggggcgatGGAGGAGGTCTTGGAGGGCCCGGGGGACTAGCTGCAGCCCTAGCAGGAACCAAACTACGCAAATCGACCAAG GAGGATGGTGGTGCGGCAGCACCCCCTCCAtcgggggaggtggtggtggtggtgggggaggaaaTCTGATGGGGGAGATGAGTGCCATCCTGGCCCGACG GAAGAAAATGTCAGATAATCCAGGCGCAAAGAAGGATGTGCCCAGCAAT GAAGACTCCTCAAAGTCCTCAGGCCAAGGTG ACAGCCTCAGGAGACCATGGGAGAAATCAGCCACCATTCCAAGGTACGGAACTCCCTG GACTAACTCAACCACCAAGACCCAGCTGCAGGAGAGCagccccacctccaccacccctgcTCTTCCTCCTGCCCCCCCTTCTCCATCCTCTGCCCCATTGCCCAG GATGAAGGCAGTGAACAACACCACGGCCAGCACAGGCAGTGAAggcacagagatggagagaatcaaACAG GACATCCTTGAGGAAGTGAGAAAAGAGCTCCATAAAGTGAAAGATGAAATTATCGGGG CATTTATCCAGGAGCTGCAGAGGAGAGACCCAGTATAG
- the LOC124000465 gene encoding vasodilator-stimulated phosphoprotein-like isoform X2 translates to MDPPQRSWSNRGDWSCRGRSSRRESGWRTRDRPHPSPLQPRLLLPLPPVAPQLPQDRLHPQAPHPHLAPHPHLAPHHPLDPGPHLPHLSLVEGGGRGRWRRSWRARGTSCSPSRNQTTQIDQGGWWCGSTPSIGGGGGGGGGGNLMGEMSAILARRKKMSDNPGAKKDVPSNEDSSKSSGQGDSLRRPWEKSATIPRTNSTTKTQLQESSPTSTTPALPPAPPSPSSAPLPRMKAVNNTTASTGSEGTEMERIKQDILEEVRKELHKVKDEIIGAFIQELQRRDPV, encoded by the exons ACTGGAGCTGCAGAGGCAggagcagcaggagagagagcggcTGGAGAACGAGAGACCGGCCGCACCCATCCCCCCTGCAGCCCCGCCtgctcctccctctgcccccGGTGGCCCCCCAGCTCCCCCAGGACCGCCTCCACCCCCaggccccccacccccacctggccccccacccccacctggcCCCCCACCACCCCCTGGACCCGGGGCCCCACCTGCCCCACCTCAGtctggtggaggggggggggagggggcgatGGAGGAGGTCTTGGAGGGCCCGGGGGACTAGCTGCAGCCCTAGCAGGAACCAAACTACGCAAATCGACCAAG GAGGATGGTGGTGCGGCAGCACCCCCTCCAtcgggggaggtggtggtggtggtgggggaggaaaTCTGATGGGGGAGATGAGTGCCATCCTGGCCCGACG GAAGAAAATGTCAGATAATCCAGGCGCAAAGAAGGATGTGCCCAGCAAT GAAGACTCCTCAAAGTCCTCAGGCCAAGGTG ACAGCCTCAGGAGACCATGGGAGAAATCAGCCACCATTCCAAG GACTAACTCAACCACCAAGACCCAGCTGCAGGAGAGCagccccacctccaccacccctgcTCTTCCTCCTGCCCCCCCTTCTCCATCCTCTGCCCCATTGCCCAG GATGAAGGCAGTGAACAACACCACGGCCAGCACAGGCAGTGAAggcacagagatggagagaatcaaACAG GACATCCTTGAGGAAGTGAGAAAAGAGCTCCATAAAGTGAAAGATGAAATTATCGGGG CATTTATCCAGGAGCTGCAGAGGAGAGACCCAGTATAG